The sequence below is a genomic window from Limimonas halophila.
GAGGATCTCGTCGCCAACGGCGAGCGCTTTGGCCGCAAGATCTACGCCATCGAGCCCGGCGCGGGCATGACGCGCGCCTTCAAGAAGGCGGTGAAAAACGATTACCAGGGCCTCGGCGACTGGGAGGTCGTGCCCAGCAGCGTCGCCGGCATGCTGGCCCAGGTGGAGCGCGCGGTCGGCAAGGACGAAGCCATCGTCTTCCACGGCTGGAAGCCGCACTGGATGGACGTGAAGTTCGACATCTGCTTCCTGGACGACAAGGAAAGCAGCGAGATCGCGGCGCTGGAAACCACGGTCCACACCGTGATCCCCGACGGCTGGACGGACGCGAACCCGAACGTCGCGCGCTTCCTGAAGCAGTTCCGGGTCGAGCCCTCGACCCAGAGCCGCTGGATCCACGCCTATTCCTACAAGGACCGCGAGCTGGATCGGGTCGCCCGGCAGTGGATCGAGCGGAACCTCGACACCATCGAAGGCTGGCTGAAGGGCGTGACGGCCAAGGACGGCGGCCCCGCCATCGACGCCGTGCGCGCCGCGTACGGCAGCAGCTGACCCCGCGGCCAGCGCCGGCCATGGATCGCCCCGCGCGTGCCGCCCGGCGCGCGGGGCGTCTTTTTTGCGCGGCCGTCCCGGCCGGCATGTCCCGCATGCGCGGCGCGTCCGCGCGGCTCGCCGCCAGCCGGTGGGTGTCGCGCCGCCGCGGCGCCCGGTCAATGCTGCGTCGTGTGCGTGAGGTGTTTGAGCACGTCCATCAGCAGCCGTGCGACCGTGTCCCGCGGCATGTTCATGTGGGCGGCGATGTCGTCCGTCGAATGTCCGTCCAGCGCGAGCCGGACGACCCATTGATGGCGCTCGTCCACCTGCGGTGCCTGCTGATGCGTCATGGGGGTGTTTCCCCTCCGCTCGGTTGCGGTCGCCATGGACGGTCCCTCTTCGGTGCTGTCGCATTCCCACGATCAGGGACGCTTGCCGCGGTTCCGGTTTGCGACGGTCGCCGCTGCTTCGCGGACATCTCATCCTTACGAGGTCATGGGCCGTCTGCACTAACATGCACTAGCGTTTGCTCGGGTGGACGCCCGGATGAACGGGGATTCGGGGGAAGGACGTACCATTAATTGTAAAAAATGCACGAAGCGGCTCGAATTTTCATTTACCCGGATTTGATCGACTCCTGTATCGGCCGCTGCGGTCGGGTCCATCACGGCCCGGCGCACGGAAACGCTTTGCGCGGCCGGCCTTGGCGGGCACCGTCCGTGGGTGGCACCCCAGTGCCGGCTCGCGCTCAGGTAGAGAAAGCGTCGCGATCCCGATGACCCGCACCCCGCTTGCCGACCGCTTGGCCGAGGTGGGCGCCTTGTCGCCGCAGCAGCGTGATCGCCTCTCGGGGTTGGCGGGTCGCCGCGTCGTGCTGCGCCGCCGCACGGCGCTCATCCATGAAGGGGAGACGGCCACGTGGTTCCCGGTGGTGGAGCAGGGCTGGCTGGAACACGAGCGCATCCTGGCGGACGGGCGGCGCTGCGCGGTTCAGGTGAGCCTGCCGGGCGACCTCGCGGACACCGTCATGCCGCTGACCGGGCGCGCCCAGTTCACGATCACGGCGACCACGGACGCGCGCGTGCACCTGGTCGATGCCGCGGGGTTCATGCGGCTGCTGCACGACGACCCCGCCGTCGCCCGCGCCTTCACGGGCCTTCAGGCGGTGTCGGAGTGTCGCGCCCGCGAGCGGCTGGTCGCCTTGGCGCGCATGAGCGCCTATGAAAAACTCTCTTTCCTGTGCCTGGAGCTTCTGTCGCGGCTGGAGGCCGCCGGGCACGCGAATGGCGGCGGCTTCGAGCTGGCGCTCAGCCAGCGCACCCTGGGCGAGGTGCTGGGCCTGCACGCCGTCCACGTGAACCGCATGTTTCACCGCCTGGAAGCGGACGGCTTTATCGTGCGCGATGGAAGCTTTATCCGGGTGGTGGATCGGGACATCCTGGCCGACCTCGTGGACTTCCGCCCGTGCCACGGCTGGCACGCGTGCCGGCCCGATGACCGGTCCTGACGGCTCCCACGGATTGGACGCGAATGGTTTCCAACAAACGAAATACGGGCGAGACGAACGACGACACGGACGGGCAGGCGCCGGCCGACGGCGGCCCGCCCATTCCCATCGTGGGCATCGGCGCCTCGGCGGGCGGGGTGGAGTCCCTGCGCCAGTTCCTGGGCGCCATGCCGGCGGACAGCGGCATGGCCTTCGTCGTCGTCCAGCACCTCCAGCACGGCCGACACAGCTTCATGGACGAGGTGCTGGCCGGCTACACGGCCATGCCGGTGGTCCAGGCCGAGGACGGGATGCCGGTGGCGGCCGACCGCGTCCACCTGCTCCCCTCGGACGCGCTCCTGACGATCCACGACGGCGCGCTGCGGCTTGAGGGATGGGCCGGCGAGGAAGAGCCGCGCCGCATGCCCATCGACACCTTCCTTCGCGCGCTGGCCGAGGACCAGGGCCGCAACGCCGTCGCCGTCATCATGTCGGGGGCCGGCAGCGACGGCACGCTGGGGGTGCGCGCGATCAAGGAACACGGCGGGCTGGCGCTCGCCGAGGCGTTCTCGGACACGCGCGGGCGCGGCGGCTTCGAAAGCATGCCGCAGAGCGCCGTCGCCACCGGGCTGGTGGACTTCGTCGTCACCGCGCGGGAGATGCCGGAGCAGCTCCTGGCCTATGCGCGCCATCTCAACGATATCGCCGGAAACACGGGGGTGGAGACGGTCGCGCAGGAGGCCGCGGACTACCTGCGCGAGATCTGCGCCGTGCTGCTGGCGCGCAAGGGGCGCGACTTCCGCCACTACAAGACCAACACCCTGGTCCGGCGCATCCAGCGGCGCATGCAGGTGCTGCGCATGACGTCGGCCGCCGCCTACGTGGAGCACCTGCGCGAGGACGCGCAGGAGGTGGAGCGCCTGGCCCACGAACTGCTGATCACGGTGACCAGCTTTTTCCGCGACCCCGACGCCTTCGACGCCCTCAAGCAGTTCACGATCCGGCCGCTGCTGGAGGACAAGACCGCCGACCAGGCCCTGCGCATCTGGGTGCCCGGCTGCGGCACGGGCGAGGAGGCCTTTTCCATCGCCGTCCTCGTTCAGGAAGTGCGGGAGGAGCTGGAGCGGTTTCCGCGCGTGCAGATCTTCGCCACGGACATCGACGAGCCGGCGATCGAAAGCGCGCGCACGGGCCGCTACCCCAAGTCCGTGGCCGCGGACATCCCGCCCAACCGGCTGCGCCGCTACTTCACCGAGGAGGAAGAGCACGACCGCGTCGTCAAGGACGTGCGCGAGATGTGCATCTTCTCCGTCCACGATCTGGTGCAGAACCCGCCGTTCTCCCGGCTGGACCTGATCTCCTGCCGCAACGTGCTGATCTACTTCGACAACGAGCTGCAACGCCGCCTGATCCCGGTCTTTCACTATGCGCTGCGCGAGGGAGGCTACCTCTTCCTCGGCGCGTCGGAGACGGTGGCGCAGCAGAAGACGCTGTTCGGCACGGTGGACAAGAAGCACCGCATCTATCGCCGGCGGCGGCAGGCGGCGAATCAGCACCCGGAGTTCCCCTTCCTCGCCGCCACGCAGCCGCCAGACATGCCGCACACCCCGGCGCCGCGCGACGGCGCCGCCGCCGACAGCGCGCAGAAGGTCGAAAAGCTCGTCCTCGACTGGTACGGGCCCGCTTTCGTCGTCGTCGACGAGCAGTTCAACGCGATCCAGTACTCGCGGCGCACGGGCAAATACCTGGAACAGCCCGCCGGCGCGCCGCGCACGAACGTGCTCGAACTCGCCCGCCCGGGCTTGCGCGTCGATCTCCAGGCCGCCCTCAAGAAAGCCAGCGAACAGCAGGGGGAGGCTGTCCGGCCGGACGTGAGCGTGCGCACCAACGGCAAGGCGGAGCGCGTCGACATCGTCGCCACCCCCATCAGCGGCAAGAGCGCGGCGCCCGTCTACCTCGTCGTCTTCCGCCCCAGCGAGGCGCCCGAAGCGCAGCCGGCCGCCACCGGCACCGAAACGGAAGCGGCCGAAAGCCCCGGGGAGTCCGGTGACGGGCGGGTGCGTCAGCTCGAATACGAACTCGCCTCCACCAAGGAGGATCTGCAGACGACGATCGAGGAGCTGGAAACCTCCAACGAGGAGCTGAAGTCGGCCAACGAAGAGCTGCTCTCGATGAACGAGGAGCTGCAGTCCTCCAACGAGGAGCTGGAGACGACCAAGGAGGAAGTGCAGTCCGTCAACGAGGAGCTGGAGACGGTCAACCAGGAGCTGAACCGCAAGGTCGCCGAACTGGACCAGACCAACACCGACCTGCGCAACCTGCTGCAGAGCACCGACGTGGCGACCGTCTTCCTCGACCGCCAGGCCAACATCAAGTGGTATTCGCCCGCGGCCACGCGCGTCTTCAACCTGATCGACAGCGACGTGAACCGCCCGATCACGG
It includes:
- a CDS encoding helix-turn-helix domain-containing protein, giving the protein MTHQQAPQVDERHQWVVRLALDGHSTDDIAAHMNMPRDTVARLLMDVLKHLTHTTQH
- a CDS encoding ABC transporter substrate-binding protein; the encoded protein is MTGIRTELTAPRLAAFAVAGALALTAGMPRPASASEPIRFAVQAWPGVTVKTAVATRVLEAMGYRTETRELGSQFIYKGIESGEVDVSFGAWMPAHKSMLQPLLDKGEAVQLAANLKGAIQGLAVPTSVCEAGITSVEDLVANGERFGRKIYAIEPGAGMTRAFKKAVKNDYQGLGDWEVVPSSVAGMLAQVERAVGKDEAIVFHGWKPHWMDVKFDICFLDDKESSEIAALETTVHTVIPDGWTDANPNVARFLKQFRVEPSTQSRWIHAYSYKDRELDRVARQWIERNLDTIEGWLKGVTAKDGGPAIDAVRAAYGSS
- a CDS encoding CheR family methyltransferase codes for the protein MVSNKRNTGETNDDTDGQAPADGGPPIPIVGIGASAGGVESLRQFLGAMPADSGMAFVVVQHLQHGRHSFMDEVLAGYTAMPVVQAEDGMPVAADRVHLLPSDALLTIHDGALRLEGWAGEEEPRRMPIDTFLRALAEDQGRNAVAVIMSGAGSDGTLGVRAIKEHGGLALAEAFSDTRGRGGFESMPQSAVATGLVDFVVTAREMPEQLLAYARHLNDIAGNTGVETVAQEAADYLREICAVLLARKGRDFRHYKTNTLVRRIQRRMQVLRMTSAAAYVEHLREDAQEVERLAHELLITVTSFFRDPDAFDALKQFTIRPLLEDKTADQALRIWVPGCGTGEEAFSIAVLVQEVREELERFPRVQIFATDIDEPAIESARTGRYPKSVAADIPPNRLRRYFTEEEEHDRVVKDVREMCIFSVHDLVQNPPFSRLDLISCRNVLIYFDNELQRRLIPVFHYALREGGYLFLGASETVAQQKTLFGTVDKKHRIYRRRRQAANQHPEFPFLAATQPPDMPHTPAPRDGAAADSAQKVEKLVLDWYGPAFVVVDEQFNAIQYSRRTGKYLEQPAGAPRTNVLELARPGLRVDLQAALKKASEQQGEAVRPDVSVRTNGKAERVDIVATPISGKSAAPVYLVVFRPSEAPEAQPAATGTETEAAESPGESGDGRVRQLEYELASTKEDLQTTIEELETSNEELKSANEELLSMNEELQSSNEELETTKEEVQSVNEELETVNQELNRKVAELDQTNTDLRNLLQSTDVATVFLDRQANIKWYSPAATRVFNLIDSDVNRPITDITSRVDLSGLRPDIDAMLRSGETIEREVVSHDGAATFAMRVLPYRDNEDRVDGVVLTFVDITDLKAAEAESEARAREARQALADLHALLDVAPVGIAIAHDPEGETLTVNRAAAKMLGGTDRTVIPGAAGAEHRVEKDGEPVAAENLPLQRALNTGETIGDEDLRIVPPGGEGIEVLMTAAPLLDEAGGVRGAVTAFNDITQTKAAERRQRLLVSALQHRVNNVLAAVRSLERETRETCRDLDDFAERFEGRLDALGITETMMARTGGERVDLDELAEETLPRALYAPGTVTVEGPPVSLSRRAGQLMALALNELLTNAIKHGALTAESGRIAVAWEAERTEGGGMLRFTWTERGLAQSPAPVEREGFGLDLVQNGLPLELGGSGEVSFGADGITCTLRLPLDGEVALANGERGERHDGDAA
- a CDS encoding Crp/Fnr family transcriptional regulator, with the protein product MTRTPLADRLAEVGALSPQQRDRLSGLAGRRVVLRRRTALIHEGETATWFPVVEQGWLEHERILADGRRCAVQVSLPGDLADTVMPLTGRAQFTITATTDARVHLVDAAGFMRLLHDDPAVARAFTGLQAVSECRARERLVALARMSAYEKLSFLCLELLSRLEAAGHANGGGFELALSQRTLGEVLGLHAVHVNRMFHRLEADGFIVRDGSFIRVVDRDILADLVDFRPCHGWHACRPDDRS